The Pigmentiphaga aceris DNA segment GTGACACCAGCCCCATCAAAAACGCGTAGATGGCGACAAACCCACTGGCCATCACGGCGAACAAGACGCCCGTCAATACGATCAGCGTGTCCAGGCTGGCGATGGGGGCGGCAACAGCCAATGCCAGCAAGGCGAGCGCTTGCATGCCAAGCACGCAGGGCACGGCGCGGGATGCCCCCAGTTGCCGCACCAGCAGACCGCCCAGCACCGTGCCGCCCAGGCCGGCACCGATACCCATCACGCCGTGCACGGTGCCCAGCAATGCGAGGCTGGCACCGCGATCGATCAGCAGCGGACCCAGCATGCCGCTGGCCAGCCGGATGCCCGCGCCCAGGCAAAGCACCAGCACCAGACCATGACGAATATCCCGGTTCATCCATGCCGCGCGCAGACTCGGACGATGACGGGTTTGCTCAACCGCGCGCGGTGCTTCGGACACACCCAGCAGCGGCAAAGTCAGCAGTGCAATGCATACGCTCATCACCGCCATGGCGGCCGGCCAGCCATAGCGGGAAGCCAGCAGCAGAAAGCCGCTGCCGCCAATCGCAATGCCTACGTAGCTGCCACCTACCTGGGCCACGTTGCCCCAGCCGCGTTGGCGCGTGGGAAGCTGGTCGATGGCATAACCGTCGCAGGCAATGTCGATGCTGGCGGCAAGCATGGCGGCCAACAGCAGGCTGGCCATCAAGCCCAGTGTGGGCACGCCAAGTGGTGTGCCGGCCGGGGCGGGATACCAGGCACCAGCCGCCGCCAGCGCCAGCAGGCAGGCAGCCAGCAACCATTGGCCGATCAACACGATGCGGCGCGAACGCCGTTCTGCCTTGCCCGCTGGCAAGCGCCAGCGTTCGACTGCCGGTGCCCACAGAAACTTCAGCGCCCACGGCAGCATGAACAAGGAAGCGAGTCCCACCAGCTGCAGCGAAGCACCCGCAGCACGCAGCAAACCGGGCATCGACTGCATGGCCACGCCGGTGACCAGGCTTTGTGCCACGTAGATGCCGCCGATGGCGGCAAGCAGACGGCTCAACCCGTTCGCGTCCTTGCCTGCGTCCGGCGAACCAGGCTTGGCATCCGGTGCATGTCCAGCCTGGTCGTGCGGGTCCGATCCGTGCAAGGCCTGCACGCGCAGATCCGACGCGTCAGTACGCATACGACACGGTCATGCCCAGTGTGCGGCCGGT contains these protein-coding regions:
- a CDS encoding MFS transporter — translated: MRTDASDLRVQALHGSDPHDQAGHAPDAKPGSPDAGKDANGLSRLLAAIGGIYVAQSLVTGVAMQSMPGLLRAAGASLQLVGLASLFMLPWALKFLWAPAVERWRLPAGKAERRSRRIVLIGQWLLAACLLALAAAGAWYPAPAGTPLGVPTLGLMASLLLAAMLAASIDIACDGYAIDQLPTRQRGWGNVAQVGGSYVGIAIGGSGFLLLASRYGWPAAMAVMSVCIALLTLPLLGVSEAPRAVEQTRHRPSLRAAWMNRDIRHGLVLVLCLGAGIRLASGMLGPLLIDRGASLALLGTVHGVMGIGAGLGGTVLGGLLVRQLGASRAVPCVLGMQALALLALAVAAPIASLDTLIVLTGVLFAVMASGFVAIYAFLMGLVSPRQAGLDFTLFQCADAMIAMLGGMAGGWLAQQGGYALCLGLAAALSTCAGVGAARWMRMNAGTNAGTNAGMNTRTTTRANK